The genomic segment ATACCAAGCCATCACTAGTACTAAATTGTGCAGCCCAAAGCCAAAAAGCCTCAGGAATCTTCTCTATTTGGATCTTATCACCATAAACATAATCTTCATGGCATTCATACATTTGGCTTTCGAAAGAAATAACCGAAGCAGATGTTGCATCAAATGCTGTAGAAAAGTACCAAAAAACAATATCAGAAATAAGTCGCTGATCATGACATTGAATCAACTTCTGCTCTAATGTTTGTTTGGTGTTTTCTTTAAATAACTCTATATTTGGGATCATAGCAATTTATCAGCACTCAATTCGGAATATTAAGTAATGATGCATAAAATTTATTCATTTAGCTAACGAACACGATTGCTATAAAGATAATTTGCGAAGCAGTTCAAATAAAAAATGCCTGTAAATAAATCGATTATTCACAGGCATTTTATCAATAAGACAATACTACTATAATGAGAAATATGTCAGTTGTTGTTTCTGTTTTTCGGCTAATTGAGATAACTCGTGGCTTGCCGCTGCACTTTGTGTAATACCCGTTACATTCTGATTTACAATCTCATGAATGGTCGTAATATTACGGTTAATGTCATTCGTTACCTGAGTTTGCTCTGCAGCAGCATTTGCTACGTGAGTGTTCAGGGAAGTAATGTCATTAACAGATTCTGTAATTCCCATTAGAGCATCATTAACTTGATGTGATAGTTCCTGATCTTCCGCTAATACATCAAGGCTTGATTGCATACCATCATTTGCTTTTGATGATTGCATTTGCAGCTCTTCAATAATCGCTTGAATTTCTTGTGTTGACTCTTGAGTACGCGCCGCAAGTAAACGAACCTCATCAGCAACCACGGCAAAACCACGCCCAGTTTCACCAGCACGTGCCGCTTCAATCGCTGCATTCAAGGCTAATAAATTGGTTTGCTCTGAAATACCTTGGATAACTTCTATCACATTACCAATTTTCTCTGATTGGTCTTTTAAATTATTCACTACATTAGCTGCAGAGGTAATTTGCTCAGCCATCTTAGAGCTAGCTGCTGCACTCTCTTGGTATAATTTAAGTCCATGAGCTGCCATCTCACTGGCTTGATGCGCTGTCGTATCTGCACTTAATGCACTACTATTTACGTTTTCAGCAGTACTTGATAACTCATTAACTGCTGACGCAACTTGTTCAATCTCTTGCTTTTCTTGATCTGAGTTTACTTGAGCTTGTGTCATTACCGTAGCAAGCTCTGTAGATGCTGAAGCAACATCTTCTGAAATTCGAACCATTGAATCAACGGTAGTACGTAATTGGCTCACTGTAGAGTTAATATCACGACTCAACGCAGTAATTTCATTATCGCCCTCTTCTTCAATCGTTACATTCAAATCACCTTTTGCAATGCGTTGCATCACTTTTTGAATCATACTGATAGGAGCAACAATTAATGTAGCTAGCCAATATGCACAAACAAGAGAGGCAAAAATGGCAACAAAAATGGCAACCGTCCCTTTATTTAGCACACTATCATGTGAATCTTCTGCTTTTTCAACTTTAGCTTCAGATAATATATTCAATTTTTTAGAAAGGACTTCAATAGATTTAACCATTGCAGCCCCTGAACGTCGGTATTCAGCACGGGCTAGATTATATTCACTTACATTATAATCACCTGAATGCTTTTCTTTTAACAACGGCATCATTGGTGATTTACTGTATTGAATATAATAAGCCATTGCTGATTTTAGTGCTGAAATCTCATTAGCTAAACCATCAATTTCTTTTAACTTATTCATAGATGACATATTTTTTGAGAACCCTTTATCAAGGTTACTCGCTAATACTTTTAATTCTTCTGGATCATATAAACTATATACAGCACTGATTCGCATCGCATAAGTATTATTAATAATTGCAGCTAATTCATCTTTTTGATGGCTTAATTCGTTTGCAGCAGAAGCTACATCTTCCATTGATTGATCAAGATCAGATCGCCCAATAAGTAATCCCGCAGTCATAACAATAGAAATAAGTAGTACGGGTATTAATACTTGAATTTTAATTGAAAAACCATTAATAAATTTACGCATGATAGAACCTCATTAAACTAAACTCTCCTAAAAATGAAAACAATTCTCATTATTACTGATTTATTCATCAATTAATATAACTCTAAAAATATATGTTGTTACAAGGTGTTCATCTATCTATACGGAATGCATACATGCCATTACAAATTGTTCACCCACCTATACAGAATATATAGTATCTGACTGATCAACTATGGAATAGCTGTCTATTATATAAGCTCTCTCTTCACATAATAGGGCTAGCAATCATACAGAATGCCACCTTGCTTGTGGTAGTGTTTTATTCTTGTCATAGATACTTAAACAAACTGAAATATTACTGTCACATAAATTTTCTAAAGTGGCCTCGTCAACTTAATCCGGCACGTATGCCTCATAAAGGAAATGAAAATGAAAAAGTCAGTTATCGGCGCACTAGCAATTCTGAGTTCAGTAGTAGCATTACCAACATCAGCGAAAGAAACTATTTCTGCCGTTGGTTCAAGCAGCGTGACCCCTCTTATGGAAGTGTTTTCTGAAACTTATATGAAAGAGCACTCAAACGTATTTATCGAAGTTCAAGGGCCAGGTTCTTCAGCTGGTGTGAAAGCTGCAAAAAATGGCTCTGCTGATTTAGGTATGTCATCACGTAATCTGAAATCATCAGAAAAAGAATCGTCACTAAAAGAGCTGGTTATTGCTCGTGACGGCATAGCTATTGTGGTGAACCCAAATAACAAACTTCAAGGCTTAACTGCTGAGCAAGTAACAGCTATCTATAAAGGCGAAGTGAAAAACTGGAAAGACGTTGGTGGTGCAGACAAACCAATCGTTGCTATCACTCGTGATACTGCGTCAGGTACACGTGGTGCATTTGAAGACATTATGAAACTTAAGAAAAAAATCTCTGGTATCAAAGTTTCTGCTATCTCACAACGCGCACAAGTTGCTAACGGTAACGGCGCACTGAAAACAATGGTTGCAAGTAACCCATATGCTATTGGTTACATCTCGCTAGGTACAGTAGATAACTCTGTAAACGCGCTAGATATCAATGGAACACCAGCAACAGTAGCTAACGTTAAAAATGGTTCTTACAAAGTAGCTCGTCCATTCCTTGTTCTTTACAAAGAAGGCAAGCCATCTGCTGAAGCTAACAAATTCCTAAATTGGATGACATCAGAAACAGCGCAAAACCTGGTAGAAAAGAAAGGCTACATCTCAGTTAACTAATTATTACCCTTTTGCCTGACCTGCGAAGGTCAGGCATTTTTCCATTTCGAATTTTTCGACATGTGAGTATTTATTATGACCATCGCAATGAATAATCAAAATACACTCAAGCAAGATAAACCGTCTCAAAGTCCATTACGCCAAAAGAAGCGCGTAGATTGGCGAGAGCGTATTTTCCATGCATTATTTCTTAGTTGTGCCGTCATCGGTACGCTATCTTTGGCTACTATTGCCTACTTTATCGTTAAAGAAAGTATCCCTGCATTTCAACAAGCTGGCGTAAGTGGCATTGTCTTAGGACAAGATTGGCTACCACCTGCATTGTATGGTGTCTTCACCATGATTGTAGCGTCAGTAGTTTCTACTCTTGGTGCTGTCGTTGTTGGTGTTCCGGTTGGGATATTAACCGCTATTTTTATCGCTGAAATCGCACCAAAGCGCGTTGCTAATATTATTCGTCCAGCCGTTGAACTACTTGCTGGTATCCCATCAGTTGTTTATGGTTTCTTTGGTCTGGTTATTATTGTTCCATTAATCCAAGACGTATTCCAAGTTCCTGCGGGTAACACCATCCTTGCTGGTATTATCGTACTAGGCGTCATGATTTTACCTACTGTAATTACGGTATCAGAAACATCGATTAGAGCTGTTCCTGCAACGTACAAAGAAGGTTCACTAGCGCTAGGTGCTTCAAAGATATTCACTATTTTCCGTATTCTTCTTCCTGCTGCTCGTTCAGGCATCATGACAGGCGTTATTCTTGGTATCGCTCGTGCTCTTGGTGAAACTATGGCAATCATCATGGTTATGGGTAATGCACCAGCGATGCCTGAAGGTATCTTAGATTCAGCTCGAACGCTAACAGCAAACATCGCGATTGAAATGTCTTATGCAAGTGGCATTCACGCAAGTGCATTGTATGCAACCGGTGTTGTGCTTCTTGTATTTATCATGTCTCTTAATGGCATCCTTCTTTATCTAAATCGTGAAACAGCGAGATAAGACAATGAATAAATTAAAAAAACAACGTCATATTAAAGACCAAATTGCCGCAGGATTCATTTGGTTATCAGCAGCAGTTACCGTCGGTTTCTTATTTTGGATTATCTGGTACATCCTATCGAATGGCCTACAACACGTAAGCTGGTCATTCATCACAGATAATTATACTCGTACAGGTGAAGAGCACGGTATCTTCCCAATGATTGTCGCGACTCTTTATATGGTATTAGCATCGATAGCCGTTGCTGCGCCACTTGGGATCATGACCGCCATTTACTTAACAGAATATGCCAAAGTCGGCAGTAAACTCGTCAAGGTTATCCGTTTTTGTACTGAATCATTAGCGGGTATTCCATCGATTATCTTTGGTCTGTTTGGTATGACTTTCTTTGTAGGCATTCTAGGTTTAGGCTTCTCTATCTTATCGGGTGCATTAACACTGAGTATCTTGATTTTACCAGTAATCATTCGTACCACCGAAGAAGCATTGATGGCAGTACCTCAAACATTTCGTGAAGGCTCATACGGACTAGGCGCATCAAAAATATACACTATCTGGCGTCTGATTTTACCAAGTGCGATGCCTGGTATCATCACTTCTGTTATCTTGAGTATTGGTCGCGTTATTGGTGAGTCGGCTCCTGTATTCTTAACGGCAGGTATGGTTGCTCGTATTCCTGATTCACTGCTTGATTCAGGCCGAACGTTAACGGTTCACCTATACAAGCTAACCACAGAGCTATTTACGATTGAAGAGTGGAACCAAGCTTACGGCACAGCAACAGTATTGATTGTGCTTGTATTAATAATTAACACGCTAACCAAGTTATTGGCTCGAAAAATCAGCAAAGCGTCTTACTAATTTATTAATCAACTTATTAATTATCACTTATTATTCGCTGATTGCACGGCATAAGATGCAGTCAGTAAGGAAACGACAATGAACAAATTTAATATTGAAAATCTAGATCTTTTTTACGGCCAAAACCAAGCACTAAAAAGCATTAACTTACCTATTCCTGCAAAACAAGTGACCGCGTTAATTGGGCCATCTGGTTGTGGTAAATCAACCTTACTTCGTTGTTTGAACCGCATGAACGATTTGATTGAAGGCGTAAAAATCACAGGACTTGTAAGTCTAGATGGTGATGATATCTACGGTAATATTGATGTTGCCGACCTGCGCATCAAGGTAGGAATGGTTTTCCAAAAGGCGAACCCATTCCCAATGAGCATTTATGAAAATGTTGCGTATGGCTTAAAAGCACAAGGCGTGAAAGATAAGAAAGTATTAGATGCCGTTGTAGAGAAGTCATTACGCAGTGCTGCATTATGGGATGAAGTTAAAGATCGTTTAAAATCTCATGCTTTTGGATTATCTGGCGGCCAACAACAACGTCTATGTATTGCACGTACGATTGCAATGGAACCAGATATTATTCTAATGGATGAACCAACATCGGCACTGGATCCAATAGCTACGCATAAGATTGAAGAGCTAATGGAAACCCTAAAGAAAGATTACACCATTGTTATTGTGACTCACTCAATGCAGCAAGCGCGTCGTATCTCAGATAAAACGGCTTTCTTCTTAATGGGTGAATTAGTTGAACACGATGACACACACGTTATTTTCTCAAACCCTAAAGACGACCGTACGCAAGGTTACGTAAACGGCGACTTTGGTTAATTGAATACCAAATAATAACAAAGCGATGGAAACTTTTGCCCCTCTAGTTAGGGGCTTTTTTACACCCCAAGCAACTGTTTTATATAGAAAATAAAGACAGACCGGCCACAATGTGACCACTAGTAGGGTATAGACTTATTGATTGAAATAATTTTAGTCATTATTACAATCTAGCAAACCCTCATAATTAGCTACTTACTTTGATTTAAAAAGCCCAATCTCATAAGGAAGCTATAAGTTTAATTCTTCAATGAGGCTGAATGTATTTGAGTAACAAAGTCATCAAATTCTTTAATACTGCTCTCTATGAGTGCTTTATTTGGAAATATTGGTTCAGCTCCATAATCACCCACATTCAGTAAACCAAGTGAAATTGAGTAATGAATAATCTTATGTCGAAAGCTAATCAACATCTTTACTTTTTCAATCAAAGTATTGCTAATATGTTCGTGAAGGGGGATCCCAAAAGACTTATACGCTGCCTTTATATGCTGATAGTTCTGGAAATTAATTTTCTTACTTGTATATTTAATTAATGAATCATCTGAAATTAACAATTTAGCATCATTAGCTCTTTCTTCTCTTTTCGAGAATTGTTTAACAAGAGTGTTCAAGTCTAACTCTACTCCCTCTTTGTATAATTCTATAAATCTTGTTTTCAGATAAGTTTCTAATCCTGTAACTAAAGAAACCAACAGTAAGTTACTCAAAGCAGATTCATACATATAACTGCTTTCAGACTCTCCTGTGAGTAATATATGAATATATTCTTTAGTATTTTCCCAGTGCTCTAATGCAAATGGTTTTGACGTATAGTCTCCTTCTTGATGCATATGAAAACCCGAACTATTAGCGCCTAAATAAAAGACTTTTCCATCAGATGTAAGTCTGATCTGCTCAGAAGACTTATCATTTCCTTCACGTATAAAAAATGGCGATCTCTTACCACATGGTTGCAAGGTAATTCTAAGGCCATCTCTTCCCCATGAAAGAGAAATAAAACTCTCATCCCATTCAAATATTATGGTGTCCAAATCAAGTTCAATCACCCGTGTCATTGCGCTTGGTATTGTATGCCTATATACAAGCTGCTTCTTATCATTAATTGATAGTTGAATATAATGAGGAAAATCAGATAACTCCATCAATATTTGTGGATTCGTATCTACTAATAACTTACTTGAAATCTTAAAAGGTATACATCCAACTTGAGATCTTAAACCAGTGTTCTCTTCCATTAATACACCTTTATTCTTATCTTTGGTTACTTCACTAACTATGCTATTAAGATCAAGATAATATCAAAATAAAACTAAGTACATATAAGTAATTTTATGTAAGATATGAGTATCTAAAAACTAAAGAATTTAAAAATGAAAAACACTTCAAAATCGCTAATCATCATTCTTTGGATTATCTCATTATTTATTACCTTTCTTATCGGCTGTATTCTCTCAGGCTTTCTGACTACATCTGAAATCGATACTAAAAGTACATCTTTTGGTAATTGGGCTATGTGGGTAGGTAGTTTTTTTGGTGGTGTTGCTTCATTTGGTGCTCTATTTGCTGCAAATTTCACACGAAAAACACTCTCATTCTTAACTAAGCAACATGATGATCAACAAGCCCTGCAAAAGATACAAATGTTTCAGGCTCATAAAGATGCATTTTATTCTCTACTCGATGAGATAGAAGCCAATCATAAGCATATTTTCAAAATTGAACGACGAAATATTTTATATCAAAATATATTTCCCGATAATAATTTCCAATATACATACCATAAAGCCACAACAATTGAAATTACTGATGTTCGAGAACAAACTTCAGGCTTA from the Aliivibrio wodanis genome contains:
- a CDS encoding methyl-accepting chemotaxis protein, giving the protein MRKFINGFSIKIQVLIPVLLISIVMTAGLLIGRSDLDQSMEDVASAANELSHQKDELAAIINNTYAMRISAVYSLYDPEELKVLASNLDKGFSKNMSSMNKLKEIDGLANEISALKSAMAYYIQYSKSPMMPLLKEKHSGDYNVSEYNLARAEYRRSGAAMVKSIEVLSKKLNILSEAKVEKAEDSHDSVLNKGTVAIFVAIFASLVCAYWLATLIVAPISMIQKVMQRIAKGDLNVTIEEEGDNEITALSRDINSTVSQLRTTVDSMVRISEDVASASTELATVMTQAQVNSDQEKQEIEQVASAVNELSSTAENVNSSALSADTTAHQASEMAAHGLKLYQESAAASSKMAEQITSAANVVNNLKDQSEKIGNVIEVIQGISEQTNLLALNAAIEAARAGETGRGFAVVADEVRLLAARTQESTQEIQAIIEELQMQSSKANDGMQSSLDVLAEDQELSHQVNDALMGITESVNDITSLNTHVANAAAEQTQVTNDINRNITTIHEIVNQNVTGITQSAAASHELSQLAEKQKQQLTYFSL
- a CDS encoding phosphate ABC transporter, extracellular solute-binding protein, whose translation is MKKSVIGALAILSSVVALPTSAKETISAVGSSSVTPLMEVFSETYMKEHSNVFIEVQGPGSSAGVKAAKNGSADLGMSSRNLKSSEKESSLKELVIARDGIAIVVNPNNKLQGLTAEQVTAIYKGEVKNWKDVGGADKPIVAITRDTASGTRGAFEDIMKLKKKISGIKVSAISQRAQVANGNGALKTMVASNPYAIGYISLGTVDNSVNALDINGTPATVANVKNGSYKVARPFLVLYKEGKPSAEANKFLNWMTSETAQNLVEKKGYISVN
- the pstC gene encoding phosphate ABC transporter, inner membrane component, producing MTIAMNNQNTLKQDKPSQSPLRQKKRVDWRERIFHALFLSCAVIGTLSLATIAYFIVKESIPAFQQAGVSGIVLGQDWLPPALYGVFTMIVASVVSTLGAVVVGVPVGILTAIFIAEIAPKRVANIIRPAVELLAGIPSVVYGFFGLVIIVPLIQDVFQVPAGNTILAGIIVLGVMILPTVITVSETSIRAVPATYKEGSLALGASKIFTIFRILLPAARSGIMTGVILGIARALGETMAIIMVMGNAPAMPEGILDSARTLTANIAIEMSYASGIHASALYATGVVLLVFIMSLNGILLYLNRETAR
- the pstA gene encoding phosphate ABC transporter, permease protein — protein: MNKLKKQRHIKDQIAAGFIWLSAAVTVGFLFWIIWYILSNGLQHVSWSFITDNYTRTGEEHGIFPMIVATLYMVLASIAVAAPLGIMTAIYLTEYAKVGSKLVKVIRFCTESLAGIPSIIFGLFGMTFFVGILGLGFSILSGALTLSILILPVIIRTTEEALMAVPQTFREGSYGLGASKIYTIWRLILPSAMPGIITSVILSIGRVIGESAPVFLTAGMVARIPDSLLDSGRTLTVHLYKLTTELFTIEEWNQAYGTATVLIVLVLIINTLTKLLARKISKASY
- the pstB gene encoding phosphate import ABC transporter, ATP-binding protein, producing MNKFNIENLDLFYGQNQALKSINLPIPAKQVTALIGPSGCGKSTLLRCLNRMNDLIEGVKITGLVSLDGDDIYGNIDVADLRIKVGMVFQKANPFPMSIYENVAYGLKAQGVKDKKVLDAVVEKSLRSAALWDEVKDRLKSHAFGLSGGQQQRLCIARTIAMEPDIILMDEPTSALDPIATHKIEELMETLKKDYTIVIVTHSMQQARRISDKTAFFLMGELVEHDDTHVIFSNPKDDRTQGYVNGDFG
- a CDS encoding putative uncharacterized protein (No significant database matches), which encodes MEENTGLRSQVGCIPFKISSKLLVDTNPQILMELSDFPHYIQLSINDKKQLVYRHTIPSAMTRVIELDLDTIIFEWDESFISLSWGRDGLRITLQPCGKRSPFFIREGNDKSSEQIRLTSDGKVFYLGANSSGFHMHQEGDYTSKPFALEHWENTKEYIHILLTGESESSYMYESALSNLLLVSLVTGLETYLKTRFIELYKEGVELDLNTLVKQFSKREERANDAKLLISDDSLIKYTSKKINFQNYQHIKAAYKSFGIPLHEHISNTLIEKVKMLISFRHKIIHYSISLGLLNVGDYGAEPIFPNKALIESSIKEFDDFVTQIHSASLKN